Genomic window (Drosophila willistoni isolate 14030-0811.24 chromosome 2L unlocalized genomic scaffold, UCI_dwil_1.1 Seg196, whole genome shotgun sequence):
AAATCTAACAAGTCCTTCAAATTGTCCGCTGTGCCTTGTTGATCCTCACTTAAAAAAGATGCTAAaagttattaataaatttggGTTGTTAATTCTAAGATTCACTCACCCAAGAACCAAAATTGTCTTCTGAGATGAAGCCAATTTATGTGATCTTTCCATATTTTCTATGccaacaattttataatttttcatttttttctcacGCAAATATTCATGCAACGACTCAGGGTCTTTTAGGCATATTGTTAGTTCACCTGCAGTTCTGATTCTGTAATATTTTATAAAGAAatgttaattataaatatgcataattaAGTAAATGGAAAAGACTAACCCTAAATTTGTCAACTTGTTCAATACCAAAGTTCGAACGCCAAACGCATTGCAGGTCTCCATCAAGTCATCTAAGCTGGCTTCATTATGATTGCGAGTGGATAATACAATTAGTTCGCCATCAGATTGAGATGAACTTGTTCCACGGACTAAAGGAACAACTCCTGGCTCGGTTGCAGCCGATGTATTTTGGCAGGTTAGATTGGACTTGGGATATGTATGGCTAGTTGGTTTGTTGCTTGGCATATCTTCATTCACTGGTGGAACTCCACCAGGATCGATGGATGTGGACTTCAAAGCGCTTCGGAATTCATGCAGTTCTTCTTCCATACCTTTATTTGGATAAATTACTGTACCATTTTTCatgttaaaaacaaacaaaaggcTATGTATTGACCAGCGTTttccaaaaaatttatataacaGGAGACGAACTTTCACATGAGGTAAAACCGATTCATCTGCTATTTGATCCTTTAAAATTTTCTGTATAGATTCATCTAAAGGCGCatttctaaaaataaatttaaaatataataaatttattttctatacCACGAATTATTTTCAGCTTACCGCAAACTTGGATATCgtgtaaacaatttttgtataattagTGTTGTGAATTGACGAACTTCTAAGTTTTCTGCTTCCTTAAGAGGCACCAAGCATTGTAAGAATTTATCAATGTTGCCGATCCATTTtccataaattttaattaataaaaaatgtgTAACGGAAAGTAAGGACATTTGTTGATTTTGCTGTAGAGTAGCTATAAACTGCAAGCGCTCAATAAGGATTTGTGGATTTGTGTCATATAAATATTGTGTCACTATCATTTCATAAAGGCATGTAATATTTAACTGCTCATGGGGTGAAAGTAATGCTGTCCATAACAAATCTAAGCATTCAGATACCATTTGTTCATGTGGCGGTGAATTTAATGAGAATAACACTGCTCTATTTAGATACTTCTGTGAGTCAAGCAAAACAAAggcaatgcaaaatttaagtCTGTGCTCCTTGGAGTTGGCTAGATAACGTGGATGGCTCTTAGACAGTTCATTGTTAAGCTGCAACAATTCACAAATGATTTTGTTTGGATTCTTGCTAACCAAAAACACCATGTCACAAAAAGTAGTTAGAGATTCAAAAATCCTGTAAGTGCAATGAAAGGATACTTtgttataatattattatttgtcaATTCACTTAATTTACTCTCACCATGCATTTTCAGTTATTTCTAAATGAAGGATAAGTTCCTCTAGGATTTCATTGAtagaaaattttacttttgattttaatattcCAATAACAACATTTCTATTGCTACGAATATGATTCGTAATAATCTTTAAGGAAATGCTATTTTGTTCTGCAGGTGTCAAATGTTTGGATGCATATTTTCCAATATAGTCAGCTCTACAAAATAtagaaagagaagaaaataaaatggaCCCATTTACACaagatataaataaatacttttcGAATGCACCAAGTGATAAACAATTTCAGATTGGGACAAATATTTCTAAGGCACTTCGTCAAGGTATTAAAAAGACGTGATTAGGAAAATTTCGTCATCGGATTGGATTTTAAATGGCTTTTCCGGTATTGACTTCCGTATGATCTTCGATTAGGgcgatttgattttgattcgTAAATGTCTGCGACCTATTACGAAAATCCCCTGGCACGAGAAGAGACGTCTTACAATTGTACCtggcaaaaacaaacttaGACTTGTGGGAGACTATTTAGAGACTGTGTCCAGAGTTGCATTGAGAGATGCGTAACCTTCAAATGTTGCAAGCTGACAGGATGAATCAATATTGTTCCTGGGAACATGTTTAAAGTTACAGTGGCAAGTTCGACAACGTCTCAAATAAATCGGAGGAGAGGACTCAAAGTTGGTCAAAATGGAGAACCGCCGCCAAAATTCCCGAAACCCCGAGTCATACAGTTTTTTTGCGAAGTGTTTACCAACATGCCGAAAAATATCAATTTAGAAGGTCCTCTTAGTTTTGGAATGCTCttcgtatatacatacaaaaaataGGTATTCATAAAACACAGATACATTATCTAAGTGAATTAACTTACATGGCAAGAGTTGGAAACTTTTCcagtaaagacacaaaagtcGATAACACATTCGCGTCCTCCAATCGTTCATCAACTTCTTCCAAAAGATTTCCTAAGTGTTCAAATGTTTCCTTTCCTCCCATTTGAAGTAGTTCCTGTGGTTTGTAGCCAAAAGATTTTATGTCCTTCCACTTTTTTATCtgatttaaaacaaacaaGTCTACAGAATTTTCCAGCAAAATGGATTTCTCCTCTTCAGTTTGCCACATGAGCTTATCGAGCAAATGAGTTTGTATTTGCTTCAGATCTCCGCCTAGAATTAAAGAAATGTTCACTTCGTACTTGGTGGCCCAAAAGTCCCTAATCTTTTTCCAGTCCTTGATCCAAGCCATTATGTAATAAGGTAACATTCCATGTTGAGCTTTTGGTACTGTTCTTAGTTTTTCAATTAGAGTAGCAACTACAGGATATCCGAACCGTATACAGAATGGATTCGAATTGAATAATTCATCCAAGTTAATTTTGTTGAAGAAAACGATTTCCGCTCCAAAATTgtcacaattatttattttgtccaACAAACTATTATGATCGCAATATTCATATATCGAGTTTTTGTACATCGTCTCAATAAAGAACAAGTAATCCCTTAAGGACAATTCGTCAATTGTAACCTATAAGTCATAAGATAAAAGAGAATGAAGGGCAAACAATTGAAGTGAAGAAGAGACTTACGCAAAATCGATCCATAACGCATCGTAAAATGTCTTCTAGCTTAAGTACGCCTGTCATTTCTTGGACTTTAAAAGCGAGTTTAAGGAATATTTCCTTACTAATGCTTGGCGATTGTCCTTGCTTCTCTCTCGGTAGACATCTGAGCCAATTCCATAGTGGAATATTGTTCCATTTCCATGGAACGTTTACCAGGGGTTCAACAAGCAATTCAACTCCACTTGATAATACGAAGTTTTTGAAGACTCCATCATAATGAGCGAAAATCGTTCGATTGGATGCTGCTAGAAACTCATCTATCAAATTCCAATCAGTCAAATGAGATATTGTCAAATTGTTGGCtatatatttcattgtttCATTAAGAACCAATATATTCTTAGAATGGAAGAATTTGAGGTATAAAATACGCGTCCATGGGAAAATGACGGTCGTGGATTTCAGCTTGTCCAACCAACTGACTAAGTTATTGGGCATCTGTTGCTCCTCCAAATGTTCCAATGCAGAAATGTAATCGGAATCGAAATACTCCTTCAATTTTCGCATAAGAGAGTAACGATCCATCTTCTCCTTTGATTGGACTAAGTGTTGAATCACTTTCTGCATTTCTGGCGAACTTTCATCTCGGTGAGCGAAATCATCAGAAAACGTGAAGATTATCTGTCCAGCGAGAGGATCGCCATTCAGACAGAGTGACCACAACTTATTCAGCAAAAGATTGGTATCAGTATTTGGGAATTTCCTTATTTGAAGCTGAAGAATGGCCAACACATTAGCGACAAACTGACGATGTTCCATAGAGGAAGCAGCAGCTTCATTTCCATCAAAGACAGCCATCATGACTGAGATTAgcttttcaaatatatttggAGACAAGTTCACATTTTTAATCAGGATCAGGTTAGAGATAAATTCCAGAATTCGTTTTGTGGCCGATTGCGTAACTTCATCCTGTTTTATATCAATTAAATTGTATAGGTGATCATTAAAATCCCTATCAATCAATTGAGGTTGAGTTTCacaattcatttttatatagtAGTTTAACTTGTTCGAAAATGGACAACCGTATTAGTCAACGGAATGACTAATTATTTACTAGTATTTTAGATAAGCTACACTTTTTGCActcattttttaaatataaaatagatATTCTATGTCCTATGTTCTATGTCACGACAAATTGAGTTTTTCACAAGGAGATACTATAAACAAGTTCTTGTTTCATATATCCATATCCGTCCGTTCTTTTGAAcgatttatgtatttatatatccgttaAACTGGATCGACCAACTATGAACTTTAAACGATTAAGCTAAAAAATTATTCCTTTGTTCCATGAAATATTATCAGATAACGCTTTATCAGTTATTTATAAATGTAAGTGTTTAGAAATGATATGGCCAATTTTCCGCCGAGTCGAAATACTATCATGTGCCGTGTTGTAAATTGTACTGAAGTGAGAAACGAAATGCTAGCAGGTTTAATAATGTTCGATTCCTACTTGAAAGGCATTAGATTACCTTAAAATGACGTTAGTATTTGTTGTAGATAATAGCAGATAATGGAAATGTAAATAGATTACGTAAATAGATTACTtacatatatcatatagctcccatacaaacggcaaagtcacgacctgtgatttttctcaaaaacttcgttattttctgagctgttgtctttaaatttaatattggtgagtttattacacctataaacgactgtgccgaatttgataaagatcgggggactatatcatatagctcccataggagctttttatttgctatgctaagcttgtaggccgttctttggCAAATATAAGACTTTGTagataaaatgtttttccactttgatggctataggtaaggaaagagtttcCAAAACAGTTGCAAGGGTaaacaaactttgacgcgatcgaagttagccccggccctctggttttaaataaattattttactCATACCGATAATAGCACTGACATTAAAAAAGTGAATTGCTTTTAGAAACTATGGACGTTTGGACGTTGAACGaaataaactttaatttaaaaaccatTATATTTGGAAGTAAAGTTTTTAACCCCAATGTGAGACAAAAGTGTTCAACTTGAGTCGAATGGAAcagaccaaacaaaaaaaagataaaaaataaagtatgaaatttcaaaatttgcaaaatgaatttaaagTATGCATAAAAGCGTTGAGCAAAAAAGTTAAAGTTGTCCAAAGTTTGTCCTCAAAATACTTTGAgagtatttttgttttgtttttttttttttttttgcaaagttGTTGCACTTTGGTACATAAATCGGTTAAGCTGTTGCGCTTGGGTTGAGTTAGTTAGTTGCAACATTTTGTTGCCTCGACGAACATCGATGCTGTCTGTGTTTAAGCCTTTCACCAAAGAGCAAAGTATTTTTTGGGTGAAAACTTCAACGAATTGTCAATTAATTGAACGACATTTTGCTTCATGTAACGAAAAGCACACAAACGACTCGAATGACTATTTCGGAATTGCCACAAGGTCATTAACATTTCACGGAATGTTGTGGAGTGGTTAGCAAAACATGTCAATGGACAACCGAAATAGATACATAGAATATCTATCTCCTGCACAAAAAAAGGGGGGAGAAAGGGGGCTGAATGTTGGTTTTGAATGGGTGAAGTGAAATCAAGCATTCAAGTGTCATTAATTAGTcagcaacaaacaacaatCGATGACCGCTTTTGGTGGTCCATTGCCAATGGCAACACTAGCAACTCCTGTGAAAGGAGTTACACATGGGAGGCTGGGCAGCTGGAGCCCGCCACGCCCATGCTTTTACGCTTCATTTGGTCaactgaaaaagaaaactctgCATAAAGAGGGAGATAAGGGAAGGCAGAGAAGTGGGACGACCTGCATTTGCGTTTAATTACGAAATAATCCAGAGAGCATTGCCGCCGCCGTTGCAATGCTGGAAAATCGATGGGGATAGAGACCGAATGTGGAGTTTCTCCTCCCATTCACTCATCCGCACGCATGCCATGTCAGGGCCAATGATCCGCCAATGGACAAGCCCGTTGACGTTGCTAACCCAATTAAACTGTCGACCCACCCACTACcgagaataaaaaaaaaaagaaaatactcCACCCCCTCCTTTAGGCCCAGCTCATTCACTGCAACAGTTGCCcatctcctcctcctcctcctcctcctctaggtgactctctgtctatctgttGTGGATCTCTTTGGCACTTTGCCCAAAAACCGCAAAAGCAAAAAGCCTGGTCAAAACGCTTCACTTCACTTCGCTTTCGCAGGCTTCAATAGCAATTTGGGAAAATTCCTTTTTAATTTCAACCGCAGCCGCTTGACGCCATCACCGACCGCCGCCCCCTTGCCCGCCTTTAAAAAAGAACGCCCTTGCCGCATCGTGTCGCATAGTCCGAAAGCATTCAAGAGATGGCAACGTGATTTACGTGAAGAATTTCTAGTAGAATGGATTTGTTGAAAAGTTGATTAAATGGGTTTTCAATGCGACATAATGCTTTCTTTTATCCACTCTTCTCTTTCATAATCAAAGTGTGTTAATTTTATGATAATTTTTACCTAagtgttttaattatttttgacgtcgtttttgtttctatttacaataattataGGGAAGTTTCACTTCAAGGACGTTGCTCGGTAAGACATTTTTGAAAACATTATTCCATCTTGTGTTGCGGCGTAACTGAATCTTGATCTTACTGGTGCTCTATGAGAGGTTTCAAGCTAAGTTTAAACCGCCAGGTTATTCATACCTCGAAGTTCATACCTCAAGACAATGCCCTAGGCCACATTTGAAAATGTACTTTCgaatttcacttttattttaagaCCAAAATTaagattaaacaaaaattgttgcaagttctatgtatgtataagtatgtatatcaCTTGACTCTCACTTCCATATTGACGGTTAGGTTAAGCTAAGATTTAGTGATAGTTTAGT
Coding sequences:
- the LOC26530271 gene encoding uncharacterized protein LOC26530271 isoform X1; translation: MNCETQPQLIDRDFNDHLYNLIDIKQDEVTQSATKRILEFISNLILIKNVNLSPNIFEKLISVMMAVFDGNEAAASSMEHRQFVANVLAILQLQIRKFPNTDTNLLLNKLWSLCLNGDPLAGQIIFTFSDDFAHRDESSPEMQKVIQHLVQSKEKMDRYSLMRKLKEYFDSDYISALEHLEEQQMPNNLVSWLDKLKSTTVIFPWTRILYLKFFHSKNILVLNETMKYIANNLTISHLTDWNLIDEFLAASNRTIFAHYDGVFKNFVLSSGVELLVEPLVNVPWKWNNIPLWNWLRCLPREKQGQSPSISKEIFLKLAFKVQEMTGVLKLEDILRCVMDRFCVTIDELSLRDYLFFIETMYKNSIYEYCDHNSLLDKINNCDNFGAEIVFFNKINLDELFNSNPFCIRFGYPVVATLIEKLRTVPKAQHGMLPYYIMAWIKDWKKIRDFWATKYEVNISLILGGDLKQIQTHLLDKLMWQTEEEKSILLENSVDLFVLNQIKKWKDIKSFGYKPQELLQMGGKETFEHLGNLLEEVDERLEDANVLSTFVSLLEKFPTLAIADYIGKYASKHLTPAEQNSISLKIITNHIRSNRNVVIGILKSKVKFSINEILEELILHLEITENAWIFESLTTFCDMVFLVSKNPNKIICELLQLNNELSKSHPRYLANSKEHRLKFCIAFVLLDSQKYLNRAVLFSLNSPPHEQMVSECLDLLWTALLSPHEQLNITCLYEMIVTQYLYDTNPQILIERLQFIATLQQNQQMSLLSVTHFLLIKIYGKWIGNIDKFLQCLVPLKEAENLEVRQFTTLIIQKLFTRYPSLRNAPLDESIQKILKDQIADESVLPHVKVRLLLYKFFGKRWSIHSLLFVFNMKNGTVIYPNKGMEEELHEFRSALKSTSIDPGGVPPVNEDMPSNKPTSHTYPKSNLTCQNTSAATEPGVVPLVRGTSSSQSDGELIVLSTRNHNEASLDDLMETCNAFGVRTLVLNKLTNLGIRTAGELTICLKDPESLHEYLREKKMKNYKIVGIENMERSHKLASSQKTILVLGEDQQGTADNLKDLLDFTIVLPLADVKNLQNMAIFFCSQPGPEMC
- the LOC26530271 gene encoding uncharacterized protein LOC26530271 isoform X2, yielding MNCETQPQLIDRDFNDHLYNLIDIKQDEVTQSATKRILEFISNLILIKNVNLSPNIFEKLISVMMAVFDGNEAAASSMEHRQFVANVLAILQLQIRKFPNTDTNLLLNKLWSLCLNGDPLAGQIIFTFSDDFAHRDESSPEMQKVIQHLVQSKEKMDRYSLMRKLKEYFDSDYISALEHLEEQQMPNNLVSWLDKLKSTTVIFPWTRILYLKFFHSKNILVLNETMKYIANNLTISHLTDWNLIDEFLAASNRTIFAHYDGVFKNFVLSSGVELLVEPLVNVPWKWNNIPLWNWLRCLPREKQGQSPSISKEIFLKLAFKVQEMTGVLKLEDILRCVMDRFCVTIDELSLRDYLFFIETMYKNSIYEYCDHNSLLDKINNCDNFGAEIVFFNKINLDELFNSNPFCIRFGYPVVATLIEKLRTVPKAQHGMLPYYIMAWIKDWKKIRDFWATKYEVNISLILGGDLKQIQTHLLDKLMWQTEEEKSILLENSVDLFVLNQIKKWKDIKSFGYKPQELLQMGGKETFEHLGNLLEEVDERLEDANVLSTFVSLLEKFPTLAIAFQN